AGGTTTTGTGGACAAGTACTTGTTTTTCACAGAATGGAGATTGGCGATAAGCTTAGGCATAACGGAACTGGAACCGGGTAGTTTGCTAGACAGCCAAAGCAGTTCATTTTCCATCCAATGAAGCAGTTGGTTGTTGCATACGGATATGATGAACACTGTCTGCATTCATATCGGTAAGTAAAGAATGTCAATTTTCAGAGGGAAAAACCGACATTGTGCCCATGTTGTTTATTTGTCAGAGGGGAGACAGAAAATAGGTATCTGCTACGCACCTGAATGTGAGTCTTGATAATTGCTTTGCCTATCGCCGTTGCCAAGAAAAATTCCCAGAAAGGAATTCCGAACTGTCCACACATTATTCCTGCAAGATCAAATAAAGGATTCGGTACCTACAAAATATTCCCATAGAACTTAAGTCACACTTGCAGTCGTACAAAAATGAACATCAATGGAATAAGGAGTTAAAGCAGGTAAGCAGCTAACCGAAGCAAGAATGAGGATTGTGAAGAAGTTCAGATATTGAGCATGCGACAGGAACCAACGTTTTATTTGATTCAGACGAGTTGATAAGAACCCCTTATCTTCTGCCGAGGAAGCATCTAATTCTTCCATGGCATCTACTGTGTCACCGGACAAGCGAGCTACACAAATAACGCATACAAGGTTAAACTGAATCAACAACTTTCCAGAATTACAAAAGCTATTTATCATCGTAAATGAGCTCCgtgtagtataattatattaagtttGACAGGGAAGTTGGAATCCGAAGGCTAAGTTGGCAAACAAAAGCAGTTTGAATCAGATGAAGATACAAAAACATCTAGCCAACGTTCTACCTGCCCTTGAAATGAAGTAGGGAGGAAGTTCACCAAGTGCAGTGCCGAGCCCCCATAGAATGGCCTCCAACTGGACCTGGGGCAATATCCTACTGAGTGGGATACGTACACTGTCTGATGGCGGATACAACGGGGGCCCAAAGTCGGCACATTTCTTCCCAAGCCACGAAGGgcctttttttaattgtattgtATCATATGTAGCACTTTTGATGTCCACTCGGCCacattttattgcttttataGTGAAGAATGCAATATGAGGTCCCAGGTAGAGAACGAAAGTGTGTAATCCAGATCCTAAACAAGTAGCACAGTGAAGCAAGTTCAGAAACTAATAGATATGATCATACAAAAGATTGCTTGGAGGTAGTTGACATCAAGTGTCAATATGTACTGGAAGTTGCCTTCACGAACCACcatattatagtataaataagTAGTTTATGTGTTGTCTTAATTAGTTTGTTAACCTCAACAACATTCTTTAACTTTGAAATCGGCACATGGACTTATCCCAAGTATATTTCCATCATTTCTACCAACAATATAAGAATAACCAAACGCGCTCTAACTTTTCAAGTCTTAGCTTACCAAGTCCAATGGATGATGCGACTCCAAGAGCCACCCACCACAGCATAAACTGCACATAACGCTGAATTTCCTTGACATGCTGCATCATAGATTACATGTAGACCTAGTTAGAGGAAAAACTCAACGTGTGTCAATCAGTAACCAGAGGCACGTTTTGGCAAGATATAAAGTGACTAGATACGAATAAGAGAGCAATAACATAACAAAAAGGATAGCCAAATATGGCATTCGGATTACCTTCCCATGAGGGCCCTCGACAGTCACGAATAGTGTGCCGATGGCAACAACGATAGCAGTCAACAGGATTAACCAACCTACATGTGATAACATATATGCCAcggattttcttatatactGCATAACAGCCAGAATAAAGAGCCTTAATGTCTTGAAGGGCTGTGAGGTCAGAGTCAAATTATCTAAATCTTGTCGGTGCTTTTCATGAAGTCCTGAAAATCAGAAATTAGCCAATTAAAGGAACATGTGATTGAAACTTGGAATGAATTGGGAAGATCTTAGTAAAGCACACTATATtccaaaatattgaattatacATAATACATATCATTCCATGATAGATTTGCTGCATTgtaatagctattgacatccACGTTAGCAGTCactttcagaaaaaaaaattcctgGTAATTTACTAACTATCCAAATGAGTGCGTAGAAAATTTCGCTTGCACGCTTGTGCAGCAGATGATTATTCTTGCTACAATCAGCGTTCAAATTCTCAATAACCTTAAATCATGGTGTGCATATACAACAACTATTCTACACCTGAAGACACGGTTAAAAAAACAAGTCATCTTTGAAGGGTTTTACTTGTGATACTAAAAGAAATGTTTCAAATTCTATTTCAAATCTGAGGGAGCCCTAACTCTCCTATCGGCCAATTTAGCATAGCCGGAGAAAAGCCAAATGCTATCCGCTTCACTTAACCATATCATATCAGAGAATATGAGCTGCATTATGAGTTCAGaaaaattcatgaatattAGGGAATTCATATCAATATAGCCATATTTATTTCTCCCAATGAGGGATTAGGCAAGGCAGGCACTGTGGAACGGTGAAATCATTTTTCCAGCATAGATTTATAAAAGTATTACTGCATTATGTAAACTAGTATCACTGGTTAGTCATCCACAAATTCACTAATTCTTCTGATGCGCACACTTAAAATTGCAAAAGGATGTGACTCCATTGGAACCTAGCAtacaaaaattccaaaatgcACGGTCACGTATAAGGCCATCTAGCATCCAGTGATCCAGAATCCAGATAATGTCAAACTAAAATATTCGCAGTTCTCCAGATAACCAAATCAAGAGAAAATGCTCCAATCAAAAGCTCACTTCCCATGTCAGAGTGCTTGTGATGATTATTATTAGGATCATAAgtgaaaatatcattatcattttcttcCGATTACAATCCATATGAATCAACCAAAAGATTTGACGCACCAATAGACCTAGATGAATAACATTCTGAAATAACTTGCAACATATTGCACCAATTAAACTGCAGCTGATATAATATCATGTAGCATCAATGCAAATACAATGTGATGAATTCCAAGTCCCTAAACAAAGTAATCAGTAATCTCAATAAGCATTCACATATATTCACAAATCCAGCTCAGATTAAATAAATGGTGAAGATAAATTCAAAACATGTAGTAACAAAGTAAATTCACAAATGCAGCATAAATAACATATACATCCACAAACCTGAAATTTTACAATCATATCAACAATAAGGcgctaaaataaaataaaatctgtACATAAACAATGTAATCTCAgattaaaatcaagaaatccacatctaaaaaataacaaaaaaagtgCAATT
This portion of the Salvia hispanica cultivar TCC Black 2014 unplaced genomic scaffold, UniMelb_Shisp_WGS_1.0 HiC_scaffold_65, whole genome shotgun sequence genome encodes:
- the LOC125199727 gene encoding vacuole membrane protein KMS1-like, with the protein product MASNEILNSDSISGDRAMPVSGLHEKHRQDLDNLTLTSQPFKTLRLFILAVMQYIRKSVAYMLSHVGWLILLTAIVVAIGTLFVTVEGPHGKHVKEIQRYVQFMLWWVALGVASSIGLGSGLHTFVLYLGPHIAFFTIKAIKCGRVDIKSATYDTIQLKKGPSWLGKKCADFGPPLYPPSDSVRIPLSRILPQVQLEAILWGLGTALGELPPYFISRAARLSGDTVDAMEELDASSAEDKGFLSTRLNQIKRWFLSHAQYLNFFTILILASVPNPLFDLAGIMCGQFGIPFWEFFLATAIGKAIIKTHIQTVFIISVCNNQLLHWMENELLWLSSKLPGSSSVMPKLIANLHSVKNKYLSTKPEPPTSVKAAKWDFSLTSIWNTVVWIMLMNFFVKIVNSTAQSHLKREQDQEIAALKNRSSESELSNN